The genome window CATACTTGGCCTTCACCTGTCCCCATTCGTAGGTTTGCAGGAAGTGCGGGCTGGGGAGTTGGCTAATGATTTGATTCCAGAGACGGGGCGGTTGGGAAGATGATGTCATAAAAGAGAGTTCGCAATGCGTGACACATAATACGCAAAGATCAAATTACACATTACGAATTGCGCATCACGTATTTTGTATAAACCCAATACAACAATGGATTATAAACTCTATCCAATGCCTGCACGGCGCGTTTCACTTCGCCGCCGAATCCGCGTTTGAAACGATAGACGCCCCATAAACCGTCGTTCCGTGACTCGAATTGGGCTTCGAGGGTCTCTTCGTTCTGGTCGGGGACGCCCCACAGATCGTATTCTTCACATCCGCGCGCCTTTGCCCAGCGAATGGCTTCCCATTGGATGAGATAGGTCGGCATGCGGTTGCGCTCTTCATTATTCGACGCGCCATAGACGTACCAGGCACGTTTGCCGTTCGCAAAGACCATCAGGGACGCAAGCGGTTTGCCTTCGTATTCCGCGAGGAGAAGTTCGCATGTCCCTTTTGGATGGAACAATTCATACGCGCGCTGGTAATACTCTTTGGAATGCACGCCGAATCCATCCCGTCCGCCTGTGACGGTCATCATGTCGTGGAAGGCGGTGATGTCGTCCCATACGCGGACGGTCACACCTTTTTTCTCGGCCAGGCGGATGTTGTAACGGCACTTGGGTTTCATATGCGCAAGAATTTGTTCTTCATCTTCCTTAATAGAAACGATTATAGTGCGGGGAGGTTGGATATTATGGGGGGAGGTGCGGAGTGTCATGTGCCAGGTGTCAGGTGATTGGCCTTCCCAGAGATCAGGTTCGACTTTGAGAAAGACAGCACGGTTCTTTTTACAGATCGAATCAACTTTCTGCCAGAACTGTTCACTGATCCCTGATAACTGGTCACTGCTTACTTTTGGAATATAACCTATCGTAAAACCCGGCGGCAATTTGCGAAATAAAACCTGAACCCCCATATCACCTGAAATAACGCGGACGGGTGTCCATCCGAAACCATTTTTTAATTCGCCCCACTCGCCCGTCTGCAGGAGATGCGCAGTAGGATATTTCGTCAGGAATTGATTCCACTCAGTCAGAGTGACTTCCGTCATTGCCGCACCGAGCCCGAAGGGAGAAAATGATTGATGGCTTGTATCAGGTCGTCGGGCCGGGAATGACGCGCGAGGTCGGTCAGCTGGGCGAGCACATGCACCAGCGCGTCGCCGTCCACCTGCTCCTCTTCAGACATGCGATAGATCTCGGAATGTTTGGTCGGTTCGAAATTCACGCCGTCTTCGAACAGGTCTTCGCGCAGCTTCTCGCCGGGGCGTATGCCCGAAAATTGAATCTCGATGTCACGATGCGGTTCGAGACCCGAAAGTCGGATGAGGTCTTCGGCAAGGTCGAGGATGCGAACCTGCCCGCCCATGTTGAGCATGAACACCTCGCCGCCCGCGCCCATCGAAGCGGCTTGCAACACAAGATGCACGGCTTCGGGGATGGTCATGAAATAACGATGCATGTCGGGATGCGTGACCATCACGGGTCCGCCGCGCGCGATCTGGCTCTTGAAAATGGGAACGACACTGCCGCGGCTGCCAAGCACGTTGCCAAAGCGCACAACAGAATATGGGAGGTCATGCTGCTGTGCAGCATCGAGGACGACCAGCTCGGCGAGACGTTTGGTCGCGCCCATGACGCTGACCGGGCGGACAGCTTTATCGGTGGAGATGAGCACGAGTCGTTCGACCCCGTGCCTGCCAGCCGCCTCGACAATGATCTTCGTGCCGAGGGCATTGTTCGTGAATGCCTCTTCAACATTGACTTCCATCAAGGGGACGTGTTTGTGCGCCGCCGCATGGAAGACCACCTGCGGCTGGTGTTGTTTGAAAACTTCTTCGATGCGGTTTTTGTGGCGCACATCCGCAATGACGGGCTGGATCGAAAGCGCGGGGAAATCCCCGTTCAGTTCAAGCAGGATATCGAAGATGCTGTTCTCGCCGTGGCCAAGCAGGATCAATTCACTTGGATTCCAGCGCGCGACCTGGCGGCAAAGTTCACTGCCAATCGAGCCGCCCGCGCCCGTAATGAGAATACGTTTACCGCCCAGCGTTGCGCCAATCAAACGGTCATCAATCCTGACAGGCTCGCGCCGCAGGAGATCGGTAATGTCCACTTCGCGCAGGCGGTTGACGCTGACCTTTCCGCCGATCAATTCATAAATGCCGGGGATGATGCGCGAGGTGATGCCTTTGCGCCGACAAACATCATTAACAAGGCGGATGATGCGCCCCGGCGCGGCAGGGATGGCGATGATGACTTCGTCCACTTGTCTAGTATCGAGGGCCATTTCAAGCTGGTCGATCCTGCCAATGACCGTCACACCATAAATGTTGTGATCCTGCTTGGCGGGGTCGTCATCCAAAAAGCCGACCGGGAGGAGGTTGAGCGAAGATGATTTCTGTAATTCGCGGACGACGAGTGCGCCCGCGTCCCCTGCGCCAATGATGAGCGCGCGGCGGGTCTTGTCGGTGACCTGCGCGGACGATTGCTCCGCAAGAATCCGTAAGACAAAGCGCGAGCCGCCGATGAGGATGAGCGAGATAAGCCAGTCAATGCCGAGGGCGGAGCGCGGCATGCCGGGCTGGATCCAACCGAGGCTGATAAGCACGAGCATCACGCCGCCCGTCAGCACCGAGGCGGTGGTCACTGCCACGATGATGAGGCGCAGTTCGTTCGTGCTGGCATAGATCCACAAACGGCGGTACAGTCCGAAGAAATAATAGACGGGGATTTTTACCGTCAATGCCACCGCGCACATGACGAGGGCGGCGGGGAAGTAATACGGCAGTTCGTTCACGTCCAGCCGCAACGCAAAACTGCCCAGCACCGAAACGATGATGAGGGCAAGGTCGCCGATTAAGACGAAGCGGTTGCGGACGTGGGGACGGGAGGACATAAGAATGTAATACGTTTTGTGTAAATGCGGTAGTTACTTTTTACGCATTCCGCATTGACTCCACGGCTTCATAGAGACCATCCGCCAAAGAGACTTGTGGTTTGAAGCCAAGCATATCCATGATCTTTTTCGGTGTGCCAATCGAGCGGTAAATATCGCCCGCACGCGGCTCGGCATGGATATGTTTGGGAGCGTTCGGGAAAAGTTCATAAAGGATGTCAATCAAATCCAGAAGGCGGGTTTCAACGCCTGTGCAGACATTGAAGATCTGGCCGGGCGCAGCGGGATGCTCGGAGGCGAGCAAATTCGCTTGAACCACATCGCGCACGTTGACCAGGTCACGGCTCTGACCGCCATCGCCAAAGATGTTGATGGGTTGGTTCTCCAACATGCGGCGGATGAAGATCGGCACGGCGGCGGCGTACATTGAGTCGGGTCGCTGACGCGGACCGTAGACGTTGAAGTAACGCAAGGCGGCGACTTCCAAGCCGAACTGACCTGTGAACAATTCCGCGTAGAGTTCGTCCACGCGCTTGGAGACGGCATAAGGCGACAACTGTCGAAGCGGTGTACCTTCCGAAAGCGGATACTCTTCCGAATCACCATAGACGGCGGCGCTCGAGGCGATCACCACACGCTTCACGCCCGCCCTGCGAGCGGACTCGAACAGCAGGGAGGTTCCCGTCACGTTGACATCGAGACATTCCTGCGGCTTTTCCATGGACTCGGGAACCGAGACGAACGCTGCTTCATGGAAGATGATATCCATGCCTTTGACGGCTTTGGCAACTGCGCCCGCGTCGCGCAAGTCGCCTTCGACGATCTCCACATCCATGCCTTGCAGATTTTCACGTTTGCCCGAAGAGAAATTATCGAAAACGCGGACCTTATGCCCATGCGCCGCAAGGGCACGTGTGATATGTGAGCCGATGAACCCGGCTCCGCCGGTAACCAAATAGTTCAAATTATCTCCCCGTCCTTCTTAATACCGTGCCAATGGTGCGCAAAATGATATTGAAATCCATCGTTAACGTGCGGTGTTTGATGTAATACAGATCGTATTCGAGTTTTACGGATGTTTCCTTCACATTTGCGACATATCCATAATTGATCTGCGCCCAGCCGGTCAAGCCGGGCTTCACCAGCAGGCGCGCCCGATAAAATGGAATCTGTTTTTGGAATTCCGCCACGAGCGAGGGACGTTCGGCACGCGGCCCGACAAGGCTCATTTCCCCGGTCAACACACTGATAAATTGCGGCATTTCATCAAGACGGGTGCGCCGTAAAAAGTTTCCCACGCGGGTCACCCGCGGATCGTTTTGCTCCGCAAACCTGGCTTCCCCATCGGCTTCGGCATCCTGTCGCATGGAGCGAAATTTATAGATGCGGAACAAACGCCCTCCCCTGCCAAGCCTCCTTTGTGAATAAAAAATGGGAAAACCGCTCTCGAGCATAATGGCCAGCGAAACAAACGGGAAAACAATGAAAAGGATGATCAACCCCACCATGGCGCCAGCGATATCCATCAGGCGCTTGAACAATTCATACATGCCGCTTACACGGACCTGGTCCACAAAGGAGCGGATCACCCAATCCGATTCGAGGTGATCAATGGGAACGCGCTGGGTCATCTCTTCATACAAGATCGGCATCCGCGTCACTTCCACGCCGGATTCTTGTGCATCCAGAATGGTCTGGAATGCCTCGCCTTTGATCTCGCCATTAATGGCAACCACAAGGTCCGAAACCCGGTAATCCTCCACAATGCCCAAAAGATGCTCGCTGGTCCCCAGCACGGCAAAACCATAATACGATTTTCCCCTTTTTCGCAGGTCATCGTCTATAAAACCAAGCAGGATGAAGGGGGGGGGATTGAGCCTGCGATAAATATCCGCCAGGGAATGCCCGGCCTTGCCCGCACCCACGATCAGCACACGGCGCATTAACCCGGAGGACGTGTAAATTCGAATATAGATGGCGCGCCAGCCCAGGGTCAGGAGGGAGGCGATGACAAGAAAGGCGCCAACTGCAATGCGTGGAAGAGATGTCGGTTCGAGATTGATGGTGAAGAGCAGCGAATACGCCAGCAAGCCTACAACGGGAGCGACGGCGATCCCGCGCAGCGTCTTGCGCCAGCTCGCAGCGGAATGTGGGTCGTACGATTCCACCATCAACAGAAGCCAGACAAGAGGCAGAAGATAAAACCAAAAGGGGACGTCGATGGTGACCAGCCGTTGTGCGCGGGCCAGGGGTATCCCGCTTTCAACTTGCAAGTACAGCGAATATTGATACCAAAAATAGATCGCGGCGCCCATTGCCGTGACAGATGCGATCAAATCCCCCGCCATCAAAACAGCGCGCTGCTCGCTTGGTCTCAATCGTAACGAAGGTCTGTAAATTTCAGTCATATTTCTTGAACATACCGGACAAGCCGCCCCACAAAAACCCCGCGCCCCATGAAACATGCATGGTTGAGATCGCGGGCGGCATCCCAAAAACAAGAAAACCTTTCCGCTTCTTAATCGCCAGCTCGAAACCAGCCAGCCCCAGCGTAATAAAATAAACGAGTAATTGCGCCGCAAGAAAGTACCGCGCGAATACAATCCATAAGGATAACACACTCAGAACAATCAGGCTTAACACAAACACGGGCGGCAAAGCCTGCCGCCAGCGTACTGTATGAGGATACCGCTTGAGCATTTGAATTTTCCAAAAACCGTAACGCCAGTATTGAAACGCAAGCTTCCCCAGTGTTTCCCTCGAAAAATAAATGCAGCGGATGGATGGATCCAGCCAGACCGTACCGCCCGATTCGCGGACACGCGTATTGAACTCATAGTCTTCATTCGCAAGCAGGGTTTCGTCAAAGGCTCCGATCTTTTCAATCAATGTGCGACGGAACGATCCGAAAGGCACAGTATCCACCGCCCCTTCCTTTGCATTGAGCCGGTACAACGCATCCCCCACCCCCAACGGATGTGCCGCCGCAAACGAAATGGACTCCGCGATCCACGTCGCCGTGTGCGGGCGGATTTCCCACACACCGCCCACGTTATCTCCCTTGCCCATCTGGTGCGCCGAGACGCAACGCTCCACATATTCGGGGATGGGAATGGAATGCGCGTCCAAACGGACAATGATCTCGCCGCTGGACTCCCGAATGGCCTGATTCAGTCCCGATGGAATCGTTCGCAGTGAATTCTCCACCACACGTACGGACAGATCTGGATGCTCCCGTTGAAAGTTGGCGATCACATCCCGCGTGCGATCCGTGGACATGCCGTCCGAAATGATCACCTCCATCTGTCCGCGCGGATACGTCTGCGCCAGGATGGAATCCAGCAAATCATGGATGGTGGCTTCCTCGTTATAACAAGGGACGATGATGGAAACGAAAGGTGTTTTGGGCATGCTTGTACTTTAGGCAAGGTTTCGCCGCCCAAACGGCGGTTTGTCTTCGCAGCCTGGGGAACAAGAGGCAATACCACCTCAAAGGTCGTTCCATCCCCCAAGCGGCTGCGGACAGTAATTTTACCACCATGCGCTTTAACAATTTCGGCCGCAATCGCCAGTCCGAGCCCGGCCCCATGCTTCTTGCCGCCCCGCCGGGCAGAGTCTGCCTGATAAAACCGCCCAAAAATATGCGCCTGCGCCTCCTCTGGAATTCCCCCGCCAGTGTCCGTTACCGAGACGAGCATGTCAGCCCCTGTAACTGCGGCTCTTAGCGAGATCAACCCGCCGCGCGGAGTGAACTGGAGCGCATTATCCACCAGATTGGTGAAAACTTGCGCCATGCGGTCGCCATCCGCAATGAGCGGCGGTACATTCTGTGGAGCGTATACTTCCATGTTCACTCCCGCCCTTTGTAATTGGGGCGAGAATTTTTCCGCAACCGCATTCAACAAAGCCGGCATGTGTACGGGACCCATCGTAATATCCGCCGTGCCTGCGTCCAGCCGCGCAAGGTCCAGCAGATCCAGCACCATGCGATGCATCCGCCCTGACTCTGTATAAATCACCTGCGCGGCCTGCTGACGCAACTCAGTTGTATCCGCGGTGCCATCCAGGATCGCCTGCGCGAATCCCTGGATGGAAGTCAGGGGCGTTTTCAATTCATGCGAGACATTCGCCACGAACTCGCGCTGTGATTTCCGACTCGCCTGCATACGCACAATCATGCTATTGAATGCGTGCGTCAACTCCTGGACCTCATGCGGGCCGCGGGTTTCCACAGGCCTGATCTCCGCTGACGGAAGAGAGCGAACCGCGGCCATCACCCTCTGTAATGGGTCTGCGATCCACCGCGCAACAAAGAACGCGACGAAAAGTGATACGAGAAGCGAGATCATTCCACCCTGCAAAATAAGCGGCAGGAATTCATCATTAAATACATTCAAGATCGAAAAACGCGGACGCGGCAACGCCACCATCAAGAAGGTTCCGTCCGGGAGATTCTCAAGCGAATACAGCCAAGCTGTGCCATTTTTATCGCGCACGAGAGGTGTTGTACGATTGAATATTTTTCGCTCAGGAAAAAGGAGGGCAACCTCACGATCCGCGAAGGTGTCCAGAATAAGTTGTTGTTCCTGTGAAAACAATAGAATTCGCACGTTGAAAGTTCGCGAAGCCCGCTCCACAGAGGCGGAAATGGATTGGGATTGCGGTGCGTTTTCGCGCTCGACCACCATGACCTGTACAGCCTTCAACCGCTCGAGCGTCTGGCGGTATGAAATGGGATTACGCAGCAGGGAAACAAACAATATCATCGCCACTACCCCAAGGGCAGTGACGATGATCAGGGCATAACTCAGCCAAAGGCGGGCGCGCAGGGAGGAAAACATCACAACACCAGTTTGTAACCCACACCCGTCACTGTTTCGATCCGCACACTGCCGCCTTCCAGTTTCCTGCGCAGGTGGGCAATATGTACATCCACAGTGCGGGTTTGACCATGGTAATCGAAACCCCAGGCTTGTTGGAGCAATTGCTCGCGGGTGAAGACGCGTCCAGGCTGCGTTGCCATGGTAAGCAAAAGGTCGAATTCCTGGGCGCGCAGGTTCAAGGTCCGAGAAGCGAGGCGGACCTCCCGCGAGGCGGGATCGATGGTCAAATCACCGCGATGGATGGGCTTGCCATCCGAATCTTTTTTCGATTCGCTTCGTCGCAAAATGGCTTTGACCCGCGCCACCAACTCGCGCGGATTGAACGGCTTGGTCAGATAATCATCGGCGCCGAGCTCAAGACCCACAATTTTGTCGATGTCATCATCGCGCGCCGTCAACATGATGATTGGAACAGCATCGCCGCCCGTCCGCAACTTGCGGCAGACTTCAAAACCATCCAACTTTGGAAGCATGACATCCAGCACAATCAGCGCAGGTTTTTGCCTCGCGCAAGCATTGAGCGCGGATTCGCCGTCGGCGACCTCCAGCACGCGGAAACTTTCGCGCTCCAAGTACATGCGCGAAAGCTGTCGAATGGACGGCTCGTCATCCACAAGCAGGATCAATTCGGAGGACATTACGAAAGCAGGGCTACAACTTCGATCTCAACCAGCGCATTCTTGGGCAATCCTGTCACAGCGACCGTGCTGCGGGCAGGCGGGGTGTCGCCAAAATATTCCGCATAGACCGCATTCATGCTGGCGAAATCGTTCATGTTCTTGAGAAAAACAGTGGTTTTTACGACGTTACCCAGGCTGGAGCCCGCCGCGGCAAGTACCTGGGAAAGGTTGGCAAGCACCTGACGGGTCTGTTCCTGCACCCCGCCGGACACCAACTCCATGGTCGCAGGATCGAGACCGATCTGCCCGGCTGTGTACACCAGCGAATCAATGCGAATGGCTTGCGAGTAGGGACCTATCGCCCTGGGAGCCTTATCAGTTTGGACAATGATCTTGTTCATGTTTCCTCGTTTCATTTTGGAGTGGGATCAACCCCATTATTTTACCTCCCTCCGCCCCTGCAAGGCGACGCGCGGATGCAGGTCTCCTGCATCCGCGCGCTTCATTCTCGTATCGGGCAGGTTCTATCCATCCTGCCTTGGTGCACGCTCAGGCCGATTTTCCTCACGGAAGGCTCGAAACGCCTCCCGCAACGCCATAAACGTTCCGCCCATCTGCGAGCGGACATCCTTCATCTGATCGCGCATCTCGGTCACCGTGGATTTCGCGGCATCGAAATCGGTCACACTCCCATCGTCATCAAATCCGGGATGGGCATCGACAATCTCGCCAACATCTTCATAGGCGGGACGGGCGGCAAGCATGGCTTCCTCATAGGCGTCGAGCGCAGCTTGCAGGGCGGCAACATCCCTGCCGTTCTCGGCAGCCTTGTCGATCCTTTCCTGTAATTTGGCAATGCGCTCCTCGATCCCGTCAAACGCCTTCCCCATGCGTTCATAGGCGTTCAATTGAAGCTCCCATGCCTGTTCGAGTTTTTCATCCGTCACCTCGCCACGGACGGGCGGCGGCTCATCCGCCGCATACGCGCTGGTGACAGGCACAGCCGCCACGACCATCGCGACCACAAGGACAGCCATCAAAATTTTTGAGAGTGTATTTTTCATCGTGAACCTCCTTCAGGTTACGACGAGATTGTAAATTGACGGCATTACGAAAGTGCGCCGGGGATGTAAAAAAATTGTAAATTCCCTGAGAGAGTATCACGGGCTGGGCAGAACGATCGGTGTCAGCGTCACCGTCGGCATGGGAATTGGTGCCAGCGGGAGAGGAACCCAGCCGCTGTGGAAGAAATATTCCGCGAGGAAGGCGGTCCGCTCGCGCTCATTCATCGGGCGCGGACGCGAGTAATCCTCCAGCATGGCTGTCAACAACTCCACACCGAGGTAGCGCCCATCATAGAAAACGTGGCGGTCTATGAACTCGCGGCGGGTTCCATCGGTCACTTTTCCATCTTGCAACTCATAGGTCATCTGGTCGAAGAACAGGTTCCCCAAGCCGTAATGGATGAAGGAATCCCCAAAAAATTCCATCAGGTGTGGGAAGTGCGCCTGACTGCCGCTCACCACCACCGCGCCGGCATCCGCCACCCTGCGAAAATCGCGCTCATGGGCATAACATGGGCCCGAGTGATAGCACTCCTCATGCTGGAAGGTGAAAAGCACCAAATATCCTTGTGCCGTGATATCCTGAATCTGCTTCGTAAAAAAATCGAACTCGCAATCCGCCGCACCGGGTTTGATATCCGTTGCCTTTACAAAATCATACGAGCGCTTCCCGTTGCATCCCATAAAGGCAATTTTATTTCCATTCACTTCCAGCAACACAGGTTTGCGCGCCTCTTCCCTATTTGCACCGCCGCCATAGTACAGGATGTCGTTCTGCCGGTACATTTCCAGCGTATCGAGCATGGCTTGCGTGCCGCGGTCAGCAAAGTGGTCACCTGACAGTTCCATGACGTCCGTGCCGACGAAGGTCAGCAACTCGATATATTTCGGGTCGCTGCACAGGATGAAATTCTTATGCCCCGCTTCCGGGAACGGGCAGGTCGGGTCGAACGGCACTTCGTTGCTGATGTGCGTCACATCCGCATTCACCAGCCAGTCGTAGATCAACTCGCCGGGGCGGGTCACGCCCTTGTTTTCCATCGTAAACGCCGTGGCGCGCACCAATGCCGTTACGCCGGTCAATACGACCGTAGCCAGTTTGGATTCATCACGGTTCGAAGCAGGCAGATCAAACGACACACCCGTTAAACCAAATACCACTTTCAGTGGATAGGCTTCCGCAATGAAATCCTTCCGAACGGGCGACTGCCCATCCACGCTCAAGACCTTCCACTTCGGCTGGATCTCCTCGAACGGGATGATCGCCCAGTTTGACATATCGCTCCATGCGATTTCCAACAGCTTGTCAGACGGGACGCTTCTCAGCGCGCCCGGAGCGGGTTCGCCCCAAAGGGCTGTGAGCGCTTCCAGTGTGGATGTAGCCACGAGCAACTTACGCCCGGACAGAGGTCCATTTGAAGCGCCCCTCCAGACAGAGATTAAATCCTCGAATGACACGTCATCTGTAATGGTGGGAAATGGCGCAACAAGGGCATAGATCCACATGGAACCCGGAGCAGACTGAGCCACATCCAATATCTGTGTTGCCGATTCCACCTCATCTGCAAGCGGAATATCCCAGGTCTGTGCAACGGCACGCAGGTCATCGGGCACGGCAGGACTGATCCACAATGCATCGGGAGCAGGTGTTTGCGTGGGCACTGGACGCGGCGACGGCGAAGCTGCCGGCTCAACCGTCACATCCAGCTCCGGGAGGCAAGCCGCAAGAACGGAAACAAAAATTAGCGCAATGAAAGTTTTCCTCATCATAGTGGTCATGGGCCTGCCTGTGGAAAATCCCAGCCGCTTTCGGCAAAGTAATCCCTTAAGAATTGGTTTCTCTCAGCATCATTCATAAATCGCGGACGTGCATAATCCTGCAGGAATGTCGTCACCAGCTCCACACCGAGGTAACCTCCGTCGTAAAACACATGACGATCAATAAATCCGCTCTGTTTGATGCTGGTCTCTTTCTCGAACTGGTCGAAGAACAGATTCCCCAGGCCGTAGTGGATAAAGGCATCGTCATAAAGCTCCATCACCTGCGGCACATGCGCCTGACTGCCGCTGACAACCACTGCGCCGGCCTCCGCCATGGCGCGAAAATCCAGTATTTGCTGGGGAGTTGCATTGGCTCTTTCATATTCATGGTACTGAAATGTGGAAATCGGCAAATATCCCTGCGAACGATAATACGCGACCTGCCCGGTCATAAAATCGAAATCACACGGCACCGCGCCAGGGTCGGCATCGGTTGCCGTGGCATATTCGGTTTTTATATTACAACCGATGAACATTAATCGATTTCCATTCACTTCCAGAAGCAGGGGGTTGCGCCCGTCCTCCAAATTAATTCCACCTCCGTAATAGGACAGGTCGTTTTCCTTGTATATGGCAAGGGTCTCATACATTGCATCGGGTCCGTAATCAGCGAAGTGGTCGCCTGAGAGCTCGATCACATCGGCGCCGATATCGAGCAGGAGGTCAATATAACCCGCGGCACTGCAAAATTTCAAATCCTGC of Anaerolineales bacterium contains these proteins:
- a CDS encoding peptidoglycan bridge formation glycyltransferase FemA/FemB family protein, translating into MTEVTLTEWNQFLTKYPTAHLLQTGEWGELKNGFGWTPVRVISGDMGVQVLFRKLPPGFTIGYIPKVSSDQLSGISEQFWQKVDSICKKNRAVFLKVEPDLWEGQSPDTWHMTLRTSPHNIQPPRTIIVSIKEDEEQILAHMKPKCRYNIRLAEKKGVTVRVWDDITAFHDMMTVTGGRDGFGVHSKEYYQRAYELFHPKGTCELLLAEYEGKPLASLMVFANGKRAWYVYGASNNEERNRMPTYLIQWEAIRWAKARGCEEYDLWGVPDQNEETLEAQFESRNDGLWGVYRFKRGFGGEVKRAVQALDRVYNPLLYWVYTKYVMRNS
- a CDS encoding nucleoside-diphosphate sugar epimerase/dehydratase; its protein translation is MSSRPHVRNRFVLIGDLALIIVSVLGSFALRLDVNELPYYFPAALVMCAVALTVKIPVYYFFGLYRRLWIYASTNELRLIIVAVTTASVLTGGVMLVLISLGWIQPGMPRSALGIDWLISLILIGGSRFVLRILAEQSSAQVTDKTRRALIIGAGDAGALVVRELQKSSSLNLLPVGFLDDDPAKQDHNIYGVTVIGRIDQLEMALDTRQVDEVIIAIPAAPGRIIRLVNDVCRRKGITSRIIPGIYELIGGKVSVNRLREVDITDLLRREPVRIDDRLIGATLGGKRILITGAGGSIGSELCRQVARWNPSELILLGHGENSIFDILLELNGDFPALSIQPVIADVRHKNRIEEVFKQHQPQVVFHAAAHKHVPLMEVNVEEAFTNNALGTKIIVEAAGRHGVERLVLISTDKAVRPVSVMGATKRLAELVVLDAAQQHDLPYSVVRFGNVLGSRGSVVPIFKSQIARGGPVMVTHPDMHRYFMTIPEAVHLVLQAASMGAGGEVFMLNMGGQVRILDLAEDLIRLSGLEPHRDIEIQFSGIRPGEKLREDLFEDGVNFEPTKHSEIYRMSEEEQVDGDALVHVLAQLTDLARHSRPDDLIQAINHFLPSGSVRQ
- a CDS encoding NAD-dependent epimerase/dehydratase family protein — its product is MNYLVTGGAGFIGSHITRALAAHGHKVRVFDNFSSGKRENLQGMDVEIVEGDLRDAGAVAKAVKGMDIIFHEAAFVSVPESMEKPQECLDVNVTGTSLLFESARRAGVKRVVIASSAAVYGDSEEYPLSEGTPLRQLSPYAVSKRVDELYAELFTGQFGLEVAALRYFNVYGPRQRPDSMYAAAVPIFIRRMLENQPINIFGDGGQSRDLVNVRDVVQANLLASEHPAAPGQIFNVCTGVETRLLDLIDILYELFPNAPKHIHAEPRAGDIYRSIGTPKKIMDMLGFKPQVSLADGLYEAVESMRNA
- a CDS encoding sugar transferase codes for the protein MTEIYRPSLRLRPSEQRAVLMAGDLIASVTAMGAAIYFWYQYSLYLQVESGIPLARAQRLVTIDVPFWFYLLPLVWLLLMVESYDPHSAASWRKTLRGIAVAPVVGLLAYSLLFTINLEPTSLPRIAVGAFLVIASLLTLGWRAIYIRIYTSSGLMRRVLIVGAGKAGHSLADIYRRLNPPPFILLGFIDDDLRKRGKSYYGFAVLGTSEHLLGIVEDYRVSDLVVAINGEIKGEAFQTILDAQESGVEVTRMPILYEEMTQRVPIDHLESDWVIRSFVDQVRVSGMYELFKRLMDIAGAMVGLIILFIVFPFVSLAIMLESGFPIFYSQRRLGRGGRLFRIYKFRSMRQDAEADGEARFAEQNDPRVTRVGNFLRRTRLDEMPQFISVLTGEMSLVGPRAERPSLVAEFQKQIPFYRARLLVKPGLTGWAQINYGYVANVKETSVKLEYDLYYIKHRTLTMDFNIILRTIGTVLRRTGR
- a CDS encoding glycosyltransferase family 2 protein; translated protein: MPKTPFVSIIVPCYNEEATIHDLLDSILAQTYPRGQMEVIISDGMSTDRTRDVIANFQREHPDLSVRVVENSLRTIPSGLNQAIRESSGEIIVRLDAHSIPIPEYVERCVSAHQMGKGDNVGGVWEIRPHTATWIAESISFAAAHPLGVGDALYRLNAKEGAVDTVPFGSFRRTLIEKIGAFDETLLANEDYEFNTRVRESGGTVWLDPSIRCIYFSRETLGKLAFQYWRYGFWKIQMLKRYPHTVRWRQALPPVFVLSLIVLSVLSLWIVFARYFLAAQLLVYFITLGLAGFELAIKKRKGFLVFGMPPAISTMHVSWGAGFLWGGLSGMFKKYD
- a CDS encoding HAMP domain-containing sensor histidine kinase; amino-acid sequence: MFSSLRARLWLSYALIIVTALGVVAMILFVSLLRNPISYRQTLERLKAVQVMVVERENAPQSQSISASVERASRTFNVRILLFSQEQQLILDTFADREVALLFPERKIFNRTTPLVRDKNGTAWLYSLENLPDGTFLMVALPRPRFSILNVFNDEFLPLILQGGMISLLVSLFVAFFVARWIADPLQRVMAAVRSLPSAEIRPVETRGPHEVQELTHAFNSMIVRMQASRKSQREFVANVSHELKTPLTSIQGFAQAILDGTADTTELRQQAAQVIYTESGRMHRMVLDLLDLARLDAGTADITMGPVHMPALLNAVAEKFSPQLQRAGVNMEVYAPQNVPPLIADGDRMAQVFTNLVDNALQFTPRGGLISLRAAVTGADMLVSVTDTGGGIPEEAQAHIFGRFYQADSARRGGKKHGAGLGLAIAAEIVKAHGGKITVRSRLGDGTTFEVVLPLVPQAAKTNRRLGGETLPKVQACPKHLSFPSSSLVITRKPPSMICWIPSWRRRIRADRWR
- a CDS encoding response regulator transcription factor, producing the protein MSSELILLVDDEPSIRQLSRMYLERESFRVLEVADGESALNACARQKPALIVLDVMLPKLDGFEVCRKLRTGGDAVPIIMLTARDDDIDKIVGLELGADDYLTKPFNPRELVARVKAILRRSESKKDSDGKPIHRGDLTIDPASREVRLASRTLNLRAQEFDLLLTMATQPGRVFTREQLLQQAWGFDYHGQTRTVDVHIAHLRRKLEGGSVRIETVTGVGYKLVL
- a CDS encoding RidA family protein, which gives rise to MNKIIVQTDKAPRAIGPYSQAIRIDSLVYTAGQIGLDPATMELVSGGVQEQTRQVLANLSQVLAAAGSSLGNVVKTTVFLKNMNDFASMNAVYAEYFGDTPPARSTVAVTGLPKNALVEIEVVALLS